In the Candidatus Saccharimonas aalborgensis genome, one interval contains:
- a CDS encoding glycosyltransferase family 4 protein, giving the protein MHIVIEARNINSSTGRYIERLVTYLQKIDTTNTYSILVPTKDKDFWKPTAKNFSVRTIDFDNYSFGEQLGFKRYLKKLKPDLVHFTMPQQPIFYRGKSVTTFHDLTLLKTWNTDKNWLVYHIKQLVGRFAFYYTAHNTTRIIVPSQYTKRDLLSFSGITPSKITVTYEAADVSPTRPRVYKTPFSEFLLYVGQQADYKNIRRLAEAHQRLLLDHPTLGLILAGRLKDDAKANQAFFKKQGYKNIHFTDYISDEERDWLYAHCAAYCFPSLMEGFGLPGLEAMTYGAPVVASNATCIPEILGDAALYFDPNNTDDMAQTIGRVLDDPTLRKELIDRGHKQIKKYSWKRMAQQTHDVYTRAINSKG; this is encoded by the coding sequence ATGCATATTGTTATCGAAGCACGCAATATAAACAGTTCGACCGGGCGCTATATTGAGCGCCTTGTGACGTATTTGCAAAAGATCGATACTACCAATACCTATTCAATCCTTGTCCCAACCAAGGATAAAGACTTCTGGAAACCCACAGCAAAAAACTTTAGTGTCAGGACGATTGATTTTGATAATTATTCGTTCGGTGAGCAACTTGGCTTCAAGCGATACCTTAAGAAACTAAAGCCGGATCTTGTACATTTTACTATGCCGCAACAGCCGATCTTTTATCGCGGCAAGTCGGTTACAACATTTCATGATCTCACCCTCCTCAAAACCTGGAACACTGATAAAAACTGGCTTGTGTATCACATAAAGCAGTTGGTGGGGAGGTTTGCCTTCTATTATACAGCTCACAATACAACCAGGATTATTGTTCCCTCTCAGTACACAAAAAGGGATTTATTATCTTTTAGCGGTATTACACCCAGCAAAATAACTGTTACGTATGAGGCGGCGGATGTTAGCCCGACTCGTCCGCGCGTTTACAAGACTCCTTTTAGTGAGTTCCTTTTGTACGTCGGTCAGCAAGCCGACTACAAGAATATTCGCCGTCTCGCCGAAGCACATCAACGACTCCTCCTAGACCACCCAACACTTGGGCTAATTTTAGCAGGTCGACTAAAAGATGATGCGAAGGCAAACCAGGCGTTCTTCAAAAAGCAAGGTTATAAAAATATTCATTTCACTGACTATATCTCTGACGAGGAGCGTGATTGGCTATATGCTCACTGCGCAGCTTATTGCTTCCCTAGTCTCATGGAAGGGTTTGGGCTTCCTGGTCTAGAAGCAATGACCTACGGGGCACCAGTTGTCGCGAGTAACGCGACCTGTATACCAGAGATACTCGGTGATGCCGCGCTATATTTTGATCCAAATAATACCGATGATATGGCTCAAACGATTGGACGCGTATTGGACGATCCAACCCTCAGAAAAGAGTTAATTGATCGTGGCCATAAACAAATAAAGAAGTATTCCTGGAAGCGAATGGCACAACAAACCCATGATGTCTACACTAGGGCAATCAACTCAAAGGGTTAG